AAAGGCACGGTAGCGGATGAAGTTGCCACAATGTTAACCAGCTTGCAAGAACGCTATCACCATTTCCGCAACGACGAAGCCTTGCTTAAACGCATTGCAGCAGAAGGGGCGAAAAAAGCACAGGCGAGAGCGAAGAAAACCTTAGATGAAATCTATCGCGCGATTGGGTTTACAAACTTGTAAATATGTTCTTGGCGAAGCGGGTCTTGATGATCCGCTTTTTTGTTACTGAACTTATCGTTAAAAATAAACTCTAAGCAAACAGGCTTAATTAATTTTAAGGAAACAAGATGAAGCAGTTAAAAAATTTTTTGTTGGCGCTGGCGATATTATTTACTGGGGTGAATGCTTGGGCGGTAAATATTGATAAAAATATTAAATATAGTTCTAATTATTTAATGCCGGCGTATGTGCATTTTAAAGCGGATGGAAAAAACTATTCCGTCACTGCACAAATTAATATACCGTTGTATAACATTAAATTTTATGCCAATGGTACACAAGGCAACCAACAATTTGATATGTTCAGTTATCAAGATACACGCAATGATAAAGTGTATGCCAAAACTAATATCAAAGGAAATAGTATTGAATATGGAAAAGTCAAATCCGGTTTAAAAACCGAAGCCTTGGAATTGCCAACTTTCGACTTATTTACTGTGGCTTTCCAGTTAAGTTATTATGAAAAATTACCGGTGAATTTCCAAATTACCAATGGGAAAAAACTCTATCCAATGACTAATGTTTTTGTAAAGAAAAGTGAAAGAGCGGTTAATATCGGAGGAAAAAATATCACTGAACTCACTTATCAATTTAAAACCGGTGAAAAATCTTTTATTGTAAAAAAATATGCTGGAGAACAATTCCCACGCTTTATTTCCTATGATAAAGATGGCGATCACTACGAATTAAAATTTAGTGGATTTATGTAGGCAGAAAATAAATGAAAAGGGAGGATATTATATATCTTCCCTTTTTTCTATAACATTATTTACATGACTAGTTTTTGGGTGATTTTATTTTTTGATAAAAAATGCGTAAATAGATAGGATGCAATTAATGTTGGAATGATGAGTATAATGATTTTTCCCGTTAGGCTATTGATATAGTTTTTTACATCTAAAAATAGATAAATAAACAAGTAATGTGATAAATAAATTCCAAAAGAATATCGAGAAATATATTCTACAAATCTTGAGCTTTTAGCGTTAGTGAAAAGGTTTCTAATTAAATTTATTAACCCTATACTGGAAATTAGAATTTGTAATGATGATGAGTACCAATGTAACGAATTAATAAACTCTCCTTTATAAGCCTCATACCATAAAGAGAGTAAAATAGGTATAACCAATAAAATAATTGAAATGATAAGATTAATTCGTTTATTTCTATAAATAAATAGATATCCTAAGATAAAAAAGTTTACATATTCTCCAATAAAATTAGTTCCTAGTCTTTTTAGAAAGTCAATGTTAAATGTAAATTTAAATTGTGTAAGTATAATGCTGAAGATTAAGAATAGTAAAATTTCATTGTCCGTTAAATTTTCTAGTAATTTTGCTAAGAATGGGGCAATGAGATATAATTGTATTATACTATACATAAACCATAATTGATGAGCATTGCCATTGCTTGCAGGGTAAATTCCATTATGTAGTAAAATGGAGTCTTTAATTGCTTTACTGAAATCGACGCCGTTGGTTATTTTATAAATTAAGGTTGTTAGCATAGAATATAAAACTAAAACCAGGAGAAATTGTGGTACTCTTTTTTTATAAAAAACTACAATATTAATATTTGTTAATTTAGGTAAAATTAATCCTCCGGAGATCATAAAGAATAAAGGAACACCAAGTCGATCAATATCGTAAAATATTCCTTTTATCAAAATCGAGTTTACGCCAATTCTTTCATGAATATGAGTAAATACAACTAAGAAAATTGCTATGGCTCTAGCTACATCAAGCCAGTAT
This sequence is a window from [Pasteurella] mairii. Protein-coding genes within it:
- the yiaH gene encoding Inner membrane protein YiaH, which translates into the protein MKSINQSINQSINQSINQSINQSINQSINQSINQSINQSINQSINQSRVYWLDVARAIAIFLVVFTHIHERIGVNSILIKGIFYDIDRLGVPLFFMISGGLILPKLTNINIVVFYKKRVPQFLLVLVLYSMLTTLIYKITNGVDFSKAIKDSILLHNGIYPASNGNAHQLWFMYSIIQLYLIAPFLAKLLENLTDNEILLFLIFSIILTQFKFTFNIDFLKRLGTNFIGEYVNFFILGYLFIYRNKRINLIISIILLVIPILLSLWYEAYKGEFINSLHWYSSSLQILISSIGLINLIRNLFTNAKSSRFVEYISRYSFGIYLSHYLFIYLFLDVKNYINSLTGKIIILIIPTLIASYLFTHFLSKNKITQKLVM